GGTACTGCGCGCCCGGATTGCCGAGGCCGACTATCAACCGCACGCGGCCTCCATTCCCGACCCGCGCCACCTAGTCTGCTGCGTCGCCTCCCTCGGCCTCGCCCTCGGCGCCTTCCGCCTCCGCCTCGGTCTCCTCCTCCTCGTCCTCGTCGGCACCGGTCTTGGCCGTGGTCACGTGCACGAGCAGCGTGTCGCGGTCGCTCACCGGCGTCCAGTCCGCTCCCTCGGCCACGTCGCGGACCCGCACGCCGTCGCCGATCATCAGGTCGCTGACGTCGACGTCGACGTGCTCCGGGATCTCGGCCGGCATGCACTCGATCTGGAACTCCCGCGTGACGAAGTCGAGCAGCCCGCCCTGCTGCTTGACGCCGGCCGCCTCGCCGTGGAGCGTCACCGGCACCGTGACGATGATCGCCTTGTCCATCGCCAGGTGGAACAAGTCGACGTGCAGCAGGGCGTCCGTGACCGGATCGTGCTGGATGTCCTTGATCAGCACCTTGCCGGAATCGCTGCCGTCCACCTGCAGATCGACGAGCGTGTTGACGCCCGACTCCGAGTGCAGGATGCGCATCACCGCCTTCGGATCGACGTCGACGGCCACGCTCTCCACCGGCGCCTTGCCGTACACGACGGCAGGCAACCGTCCCGTGCGCCGCAGCCGGCGCGCCTCGTTCTTGCCGCGCGTCTGCCGGGTGGCGGCGACCAAAGTGGCTTGCATCTTTCTCTCTTCTCCTACACGAACAGCGACGACACCGACGTCTCCTGGTGAATGCTCTGGATGGCCCGGCCGAGCAGCCCCGCGACCGACAGCACCCGGACCTTCTCGGACCGCTCGAACGCCGGGCGCAGGGGAATCGTGTTGGTCACGATGAGCTTCTCGAGCGGGGAATCCTCCACCCGCTCCAACGCGGGTCCCGAGAGCACGCCGTGCACCGCGCAGGCCATGATCTCGGCGGCGCCGCTCTCCTCGAGCGCCCGCGACGACTGCTGCAACGTTCCCGCCGTGTCGACGATGTCGTCCAGGAGCACGCACACGCGGCCCCGGACCTCGCCGACGACGTGCATCACCTCGGCGTGTCCGTCCTCGGACCGGCGCTTGTCGATGATCGCCAGATCGGCGTCCAGCCGCTTGGCGTAGGCGCGCGCCCGCTCCACGCCGCCGGCGTCGGGCGACACGATCGTCACGTGGCCCCGGTAGCCGGCGCGCGTCAGGTAGTCGATGAATACCGGCGTCGCGAACAGGTGATCGACCGGGATGTCGAAGAACCCCTGGATCTGCGCCTTGTGCAGGTCCATCGTCAGCACGCGGTTGGCGCCCGCCGCGCTCACCAGGTTGGCGACCAGCTTCGCCGAGATCGGCACCCGCGGCTTGTCCTTGCGGTCCTGGCGGGCGTAGCCGTAGTACGGCATCACCGCGGTGATGCGGGCCGCCGAAGACCGCCGGAAGGCGTCGATCATCACGCACAACTCGACCAGATGCTGATCCACCGGGGTGCACGTCGGCTGCACCACGAACACGTCGGTGCCGCGGATGTTCTCGTCGATCTGAAACGACACCTCGGTGTCGGAGAAGCGCCGTAGCGCCGCGCGGCCCATCGGCACCCCGAGTACGCCGGCGATCTCCTCCGCCAGCGCCGCATGGGCACTGCCCGCGAACAGCTTCAGATCTCCGTTGTGAGTCGGCACGGTTCCTGGTCAGCGCCGCGTTTCTGCGCCCTTGTTGCGTCTCCCGCGGGTGGCTGGGGCGGAAGGATTCGAACCTTCGAATACGGGATCCAAAGTCCCGCGCCTTACCGCTTGGCCACGCCCCATCGGTAGCAGCCCGCGGCGCTCGCCGCACGCGCCGCCACGCGGGCGGACGCACGGAGACGTCCGGCGCGCAAGGCGCGAGCGGGGAGTTTAGTCGATGCGGGCGACGGCGGCAAGACGCGCGCAGGCTACGGCGTCGATGGTGCGGGTCAACAGCACCCCGCCGGCCGCGGCGCCGGGCGCGCGCAGCGCACGGCGGGCTTCCAGCGCCCGCGCGCGCGACGCGAAGAGGCCGAAGACCACCGAGCCGCTGCCGGTCAGCGCGGCGCAGAGGGCCCCTGCGGCGCGCAGGCGGGCGTTCAGCGCGCCGATCTCCGCATGCCGCCGCGCGACCGGCGCCTCCAGGTCGTTGCGCAGCCGCCCGAGATCGCGGCGCCCCCCGCCCGGCGCCCCGGCCCCCCCGCGCGCGCCGGCGGCGGCTTCGGGCGCGTCCAGATCCCACCAGCGGTAGGCGTCCGCCGTCGAGACGCCGAATCCGGGCGCGGCCAGCACCACCCAGTAACCCGCCGCCGACCGCAGCCGGCGCAGCCGCTCGCCCCGGCCCGTCGCCAGCACCGTGCCGCCGCGCAGGAAGAACGGCACGTCCGATCCGACATCCGCGGCGACTCCCTCCAGCCACCGTGCGCTCGCCGACGGCGCCCACCACAGCCGCAAGGCCCGCAGCGCGGACGCCGCGTCGCTGCTCGCGCCGCCGAGCCCCGCCGCGGCCGGAACGCGCTTGCGAATCGACACGCCGACCCCGTCCGGGTCTCCCCGCCGCCCCACGGCGCGCCAGAGCGCCGCCGCGGCGGTCCAGACCAGATTGCCCCTATCCGCGGGGACCCAGGGCGCGGCGGAGCGGACCGTCAACGGACCGCGCCGCGGGGCGATCGAAAGGGTGTCGTGCAGCGCGATCGACTGCAGGATCGTCGACACCTCGTGGTAGCCGTCCGGGCGGCGCCCCAGCACGCGCAGGTCGAGATTGATCTTGGCCGGAGCGCGAACCCGCAGGCGGCGGGGCGAACCGCGGCCGGTCACGGCCTGGCCGCCGCATCTCCGGCCGGCGGCGACGCCTGCTCCAGAGGCGACCCGCCGCGCAGGCCGGCCAGCGAGACCGGCGTGTAGCCCGCCGGCACATCGACCTCGAACGCGGCCGGATGCAGGGTGATGTTCATGCTCACCCGCGACAGCGTCCCGCTCAGGTCGGCGCCGCCCCGCGGGCCGTCCACCCGGATCCGGAGCCGCCGCGGCAGGCCGCGGACGTGCGCCGAGTACTCGACCGTCAGATCGCCCCGCCGGCCCGCGGCGACCACCTGCTCTCCCTCCGCGCCGCGCACGTAGGCCGCCGCCCCGCCCTCCAGCTCCACCGTCACCGACCCGTCGGGATGGCGCCGGGCGGCGGTGGCGACCGGGTCCGGCGCAAGGCACCCGGTCAGCAGCGCATGCACGTCCGCGGGAGCCAGGGCCAGGCCGGCCAGCGCCTGCAGCACCTCGGCCGGCCGCGCGTCGCGCACCACCTGCGCGTCGCGCGGCAACAGCAGCGTCGCGCTGTCGTCGCGCGCGACGAAGACGAACAGGGGCGCACCGAACGGCGCGAGCGCCTCGATGCGCAGCGAACCGGAACGCTCCGCCGCCGCCCGCATGCGGGTGCGCCGCAGAGTGGTGTCGCCCGACCGGCCGCCGAGCACGAGCAGGAATTCCATCGTGCGGACGCCGCGGCAGGGCGCCGCGACCCGTTCCCAGAAGGCGGCGTGGTCGGGCAGGGGCACGCCGCCGCCGTCCGGCACCTCGATGCCGCGGCGCGACGACGCGCAGGCCGCCGCGAGCAGCGCGACGGCGAGCACGGGGATTCGGAAACGCCGGAGTCCGGCGGGCGCGCGTGCCGGCACGGGTCGTTCGCGGTGGAGGCTACCGATCCAGACGGCGTTGCGCGTCCCTGATCTTGCGCTCGATCGCCGCGGGATCGATTTCCTCGCCGTCGCCGTCCAACGCCCTCCGCCAGGCGGCGATGGCCTCGTCGTACCGCTCCAGCCGGTGGAGCAGATCGCCGAGGTGATCCTGAACCACGGAGTTGCGCTGCAACTGATCGCCGGCGGCGCGCAGCGGGGGCTCGGCCAGATCGAGCCGATCGAGCTTGAAGTACGCCCATCCCAGGCTGTCGAGATAGGAGCCGTTGTGCGGATCCCGCTCGATCGCGCGGGCGATGAGGGCCACCGACTCGTCCAGGCGCTCGCCCCGGTCGGCGAGCATGTAGCCCAGGTAGTTCAGCGCCTGCGCGTGCTCCGGATCCCGATCGAGCACCCGCCGGAACGCGCGCTCGGCGTCGGCGAACCGGTCGCTCTGCTCGAGGACGGCGCCGAGCAGGAACAGGATCGACGTCTCCGCCGGGAACTGCTGCTGCGCCGACTCCAGCACCAGGACGGCTTCGCGCAGCCGGTCGTGCTCGCTGTAGAAGGACGCCAGGGCCAGGTGCGCGCGCGGCACGTCCCGGTTCTCCGCGAGCAGATCCACCAGCAGGTCCTCGCCCCGCTCCAGGTCGCCGCGCCGGCCGTGCAGGTCGGCCTCGATGATGGCCAGCGTCAGGTTGCGGGGGCTCGCGTCGCGCGCCCGCGCCAGGAGCCGGGAAGCGTCGTCGTGGCGGTCCCCGTCGACGTAGGCCTGCGCCAGCCGCGCCTGGAAGCCCGGACTGGTGGGCATCAGCGAGACCGCGTCCTCGTACACCCGCGTCGCGCCCGCGGGATCCTCGAGCCACTGGTACGCGCGCCCGAGCTGGTCCAGCATCTCGGCCAGCAGCCGCTGCGGGCGCATCGTGCGCGCCGGCTCCAGCACCGGCGCCAGCGTCTCGACGACGCGCTGGTACTCGTGCCGGCGCTCGAACACCTGGGACAGCACGTAGGGTCCCCGCAGTCCGTCCGGCTCCAGCTCGATCAGCCGGCGGGCGGCCGACTCCGCCGCGTCGAAGTTGGTGAGGGCGATCTCCACCTCGGCCAGCATGTGGTAGCTGGCCGTGTCGCGGGGGCGCATCTCGAGGATGCCGCCGAGCACGTCGCGGGCGCTCACCGGCTCGTTGCCCTCCAGCAGCGCCGCGGCCAGGCGGCGGCGGACCCCGGCGCTGCGCGGATTCAGGGCCACCGCGCCCCGGTAGGCCTCGGCCGCGTCGCGCCAGCGGCGGGCCTGCTCGTAGAGCTCGCCCAGACGCGCCAGCATCCGGAACGTGGGCCGGGTGCTGCCCACCGCCTCCTCCAGCGTGCTGAGCGCGTCGTCGTGACGGCCCGCCTGCTGGTAGGCCTCGGCCAGCAGGACGCTCGCCAACGCGTAGGCGAGCTGATCCTTGGACAGGTCCTCGAGCAGCTCGATAGCCTCGTCCGTCGCGGTCGCTCGCAGATAGAAGCGGGCCAGCGTCAGCTCGACCTGCAGGTCCGGCACCACCGATCCGCGCGCCTGCTCCAGGTGCGCGACGGCCCGGTCGACGTCCTCGCGGGTGCCCTCGCGCAGGGAGGCCGCCGCGGCGTAGGCCAGCCCCAGCACGCGGTGGGCCGAGCGGTTGTCGGGCTCGCGGGCCAGCGCCTGTTCGGCGGCTTCCACGGCGTCCTCGGCGCGGCCGGCCCGGGCATACAGCGCGGCCAGCTCGGCGAGCGGCTCGCCGGCCGCCGGATCGAGCCGGGCGGCCTCCCGGAACGCCTGTATGGCGCCCTCGGTATCGTCCAGCCCCTCCAGGTGCCGGCCGAGCATGAAACGGGAGTACGCCTCGGCGCGCGCCGGCGAGTCCGATTCCGCGGGCGCCTGCGCGGCGGCAGGCCCGGCGATCACCGTAACGAGCACCGGAAACGCGACAGCCAGGGAGACAACGCGGGCCGCATAACACATGCCCGCGATTCTTCCACAGGTCGGGCCCGGCGACAAGACCGGTCTTCCGGGCGCGGGCCCCGCAACGGCGCGGCGCCGACGTTCTGCTATAGTGAGAACTCGATCATGGGCATCGATCCGGAACTGCTCGCGATTCTCGCCTGCCCCTCCTGCAGGGCGCCGGTCAAGCTGATCAACGACGGCGCGGCGCTGAAGTGCTACAAGTGCCGCCGGGTCTTCCCGATCAAGGACGATATCCCGGTGATGCTGATCGACGAATCCACCGTCGATCCGTAATCGCCGCTCTCCGGCACGCCGTCATGCCGCTGCGCATTCCCGCCGCGTCGAGGCTGGACACCATCGGCTGGACCGTGCTGCTGCTCTTCGTCTTCGCCCTGCCGCTGTCGATCGCGGTCTCGCAGATCCTGCTGACGGTGCTCGTCGGCGTCTGGCTGGCCGCCCGCGCGGCGGGCGCCGAGCGCGGCCGGACGCCCGCGTTCTTCACGCCGCTGCTGGCCTATGCCGCGTGGACGCTCGCCGTCAGCGTGCCGTTCTCCCTCGCCCCGGTGACCAGCCTCGTCGAGTCGCGGGAAGTGCTGCTGTTCCTGGTGGCGCCGATCGTGCTCGCCCTCGCCCGCGGCGAGCGCGCCCGGACGGTCGTCACCGTGGCCCTGGCCGCCGGCGCGGTCAACGCGGTCGCCGGCATCGTGCAGTACGGCATCCTGCAGTACGACAACCTCGGACAGCGGCCCAGCGGATCCATGGGGCACTACATGACCTACGCCGGGCTCCTGATGCTGATGCTCTGCGCCGCCCTGTCCCGGCTGCTCTTCGACGCCCGCGACCGCGCCGGCGCCCTCGTCGTCCTGCCGGCGCTGTCGGTCGCCCTCGTCGTCACCCTGACCCGGAGCGCATGGATCGGCGCCGCCGCCGCGGCCGGCCTGCTGCTCGTGCTGCGGGACCGCCGCCTGCTCGCGCTGGCCCCGGTGGCCGCCCTCGTCTTCGTGGCCATCGCCCCGGCGCAGGTGACCGACCGCCTCTACAGCACGTTCGACCTCCGGGACCCGACCAATCGGGACCGGCTGGCCATGCTGACGGCCGGGACCGGGATGATCGGCGACCATCCCCTGACCGGCATCGGCCCCGGGCTCGTCGAGGAGGTCTACGCCGACTACCGCCCGGCGAGCGCGGTCAACGAGACGAACCCCCACCTGCACAACGTCCCGCTGCAGATCGCGGCCGAGCGCGGGCTGCCCGCGCTGGCCCTGTGGGTGTGGTTCGTCGCCGCGGCGGCGCGCGATCTCGTCCGCCGGCTGCGGGATCCCGCGTCCCGCACGCTGGCCGCGGGCGCACTGGCGGCGCTGGCCGCCATGCTCGCGGCCGGGCTGTTCGAATACAACTTCGGCGACTCCGAGTTCCTGATGCTGCTGCTGGTCCTCGTGACCCTGCCGGCATCGGCCGCGGCCGGTCCGGCGCCCCGGCCCGCCTGAATCCGCCAAACCTGCCCGGCCGCCCGCACGTCCTTTAGATCATGAGCACGTCGGCCCTCCTCCGCGCTCCGTCTCGTCTCCGTCGGCCTCGGCTTCATCGGCCGCCGCCACTTCGGCCGCCCCGGTCCGGCCGCGCGCTCGGCGGCCTGCTGGCGCTGGCGCTGCTGCCGGCCGTGCTCCCGGCGCCGGCCGCCGGAGCCGTCGCGGGGGTGGAGGCCGCCGCGCAGGCGAATCTCGCCGCCCGGGCCGACGATCCGGCGCCCCGGGTGGTCACCGGCATCGTGCTCGACGGCGCCGGCAACGCGCCGATCGCCGCCGCCACCGTCGCCAGCGGCGCCGAGACGGTCGCGACCGACGCGGACGGCCGCTTCTCGGTGACGCTCGCGCCGGACGACGACGGGCTGCGGATCGCGGCCGACGGCTACCTGGAGACCACCGTCGCCCTCGAGCCCGCCGTCGCCGGGTCGGGCGCCACGCTGGAGATCCTGCTGTTCCGCAACACCTTCGCCGAGACCGTGCAGGTCGTGTCCGCGCCCGCCGCCGCGCCGGAGCGGGCCGCCGCCACCCCCATCGCGGCCGAGGAGGTGTTCGAGGTCGCCGGGGCCTTCGACAACATCTTCCGCACCCTGGACACGCTGCCGGGCGTGGCGTCGACGGGCGACTTCGGCAGCCGGCTGGCGGTGCGCGGCGGCACGCCGGACCAGAACCTCACGGTGATGGACGGGGTGGAGATCCACAACCCCTACCGGCTGTTCGGCCTCGTCAGCGCGTTCAATCCGGAGACCGTCGAGCGCTTCGAGCTGACCGCGGGCGGCTTCGGGGCGGCGTACGGCGACCGGCTCTCGTCGCTGCTGATCGTCGACAACCGGGTCGGCGAGAGCGACTTCTCGGGATCCACGGCGGCCGGCGTCACCGACGCCAACGTGGTGCTCGAGGGCGGCGCCCCCGGCGGCGGATCGTGGCTGCTGAGCGGGCGGCGCACCTACTACGACCTGGTCGCCGGTCTCGTCACCGACCAGAACCTGCCCGCGTTCGCCGACGTGCAGGCCCAGGCCCACTGGACCTTCGGGCCCGGGCACCGGCTGGCGCTGTTCGGCCTCACCAGCCGCGAGAACGCCGACTTCCGGTTCGACGACGAAGAGGACGAGGAATCGCGCGACAGCGGACGCCTGGTCTCCGAGGCCGGCAACGACCTCGTCTCGCTGCGCTTCGACGCGCTGCTCGGGGGCGCGGCCACGTCGCGCACCATCGTCTCCTGGTACCGCAACACCGACGTGCTCGGCGTCGACGCGACGTTCGAATCGTCGGCGCGGCGGTCGAACGCGCCCGACGACGCCGTCGGGGCGCTGACCAGCGTGGTCTTCGACCGCGACCTGTCGGTGCGCGACCTCTCGGTGCGCCAGGAGCTCGCGTTTCCGCTATCGCCCGCCCACACGCTCGACACCGGGGTCGAGCTGCACCGGCTGGCGTCCGGCGCCGGGCTCTCCATCACCGGCGACCGGAACGAGACCGTCGCCAACCCCTCCAGCGTGCGGGGCGGATCGGGGCTGCCCGACAGCCTCGACTCGTCGCTCGGCGGCACGCGGGGCGGCGCCTGGATCCAGGACCGCTACACGATCACGCCGCGGCTGTCGGTCGAGCCGGGCCTGCGCCTCGACTGGAGCACCGTCAACGGCGACGCGGTCCTGTCGCCCCGCTTCGCGGCCACGGTGGCGCTCGGCCGGGCGAGCCGCCTGCGGATCGCCGGCGGCCTCTACACCCAGAGTCCGGGCTACGAGAAGCTCATCCAGTCGGACTACTTCTTCGACCTCTCGCCCACCGTCGTGACCGGGCTGCGCCACGAGCGGGCGACGCACCTGGTCACCGGCTTCGAGAAGGACCTCGGCGCCGACACGCTGTTCCGCGTGGAGGGCTACTACAAGACCTTCGACGACCTCATCGTCGGCGGCCTCGAAGCGGAGGCCGAGCGGCGCGCCCGCGTCGCGCGCTACGACTTCCCCGCCGCGCTGCAGGCCAGCGTCCCGGCGGCGGCCAGGATCACCAGCACGCCGGTGAACGGCGGCGGCGGCCGGGCCTACGGCGCCGACGTCTACCTGGTCCGCAGCGACCCGGCGGCCCGGCTGGCCGGCTGGCTCTCCTACGCCTGGGGCCGCGCCGACCGCGACACCTACGGCCTGCGCTACCCGTTCGAGTACGACCGCACCCACGCCTTCAACGCCGTCGGCCGCTACCGGCTGGGCGACCGCTGGAGCATCGCCGCGACCGCGCAGGTGGCCACCGGTTTCCCCTACACCCCGGCGGTCGGCGTCCGCGTGGCGGGCGAGGAGGATGCGCGCGGCCGCCTCGTCCCCGCCCGCGACGCCGGCGGCGCCCTGGTCTACACCGTCGACCTCGGCGGCCTCGACGCCCTGCAGCGCGGGCGCCTGCCCCACTACGCCCGCGTCGACCTGCGCATCGCCCACCAGCCCGGCGGGCCGTCCGGCCGCTGGTCGTGGTACGCCGAGGTGATCAACCTGCTGAACCGCGACAACCCGGTGGAGTTCCAGACCGAGCTGGCCCACGACCCGGACCGCGGCGTGCCGCGCATCGTGGAGAGCCCCAGCGCGGGGTTCCCGATCATCCCGTCGTTCGGCGTGCGGATCCGGTTCTGACCACGCCCGCCCGCACGAACTCGGCACCTGCTCGCCCCGCTATATCCGCATCCTCTTGAACAGGCGTTCCGGCACCAGGCGGATGGCGAGCATGATCGCCCGCCACACCCGGCGCACGTAGACGACGTCCCGGCGGCGCCGGATCGCCTCGACCACCGCGCCGGCGACCTCCTCCGGCGTCGCGGTCAGCAGCGGCGGGAGTTCCATGCCCTCCGTCATCCGCGTGCGCACGAAGCCCGGCTTGACGGTCACGACGTGAACGCCTGATGACGCGAGCCGGTTGCGCAGGCCGGACAGGAACGCGGTGAATCCCGCCTTGGCCGAGCCGTAGACGTAGTTGGCGGCGCGGCCGCGGTCGCCGGCGACGGAGCTGACGCCCGCCAGGACGCCGTTGCCCCGCGCCTCGAACCGTGCCGCCAGGGCGCCCATCAACAAGGCCGGCCCCACGTAGTTGGTCCACATCACGAGCTGCGCGGCGGCACCGTCGCGCTCGCTCGCCTGCTGATCGCCGAGCAGGCCCACCACGCAGACGGCCGTGTCCGGGCACGGATCGAGCGCTTCGGCCAGCGCCGCGCCGCCGTCCGCGGCCAGCACGTCGCACACGTGCTCGGTCACCGCCACGCCGGTGCGCACCCGGATGTCGTCGGCCTCCGCTCTCAGCCGCGCCGGGTCCCGCCCGGCGAGCTGCAGTTCGCAACCCTCGCGGGCCAGTCCGAGCGCGATCGCGCGACCTATGTCGGAGGTCGCGCCGATCACCAGAGCCAGACCGATATCGTCTTTCGTGGGCATGGCTATCGCCGTTCCGGCGTTCACAGCGCCAGGCGCCGGGAGAGCTCCGACGCGAACTTCCGGGGTGCGCCCCACGCGTTCCGTACCGCCTCGAAGGCGGCATGCTGCGGATACCCCTCGCGCATCCGTTCCGGCCGGCAGCAGGCGTCCTTCGCCAGGTAGACGCGCCCGCCGTGCGCGTGGGTAATCCCGTCCAGGGTGTCGACCAGGGCCAGCGTCCCCCGGCGCAAGGGCAGGTCGAGCGCCAGCGTGTAACCCTCGGCCGGAAACGACATCAGGCCCTCGCCGGCCGGGCCGAATCGCTTGAGGACGGCGAGGAACGAGCCCTGTCCGGCCGCGGACGCGCAGCCGAGGAGCGCCGCGAGACCGGCGGCGCTTTCGCCGACGGGCAGCACGCACTGGTACTGGACGAAGCCGCTCCGTCCGTACAGCCGGTTCCACCCGTCGATCCGATCCAGCGGAAAGAAGAAGGGATCGAAATGCACCGGCCGCGGGCCGGCGCGCGCGCGTCCCCGCCGGTGGTACAGGCTGTTGAACAGGCCTACCGACCAGCGGTTGAGCAGCAGCGACGGGGCATCGACGGGCACGCGGATCCTGCCCTCGGGGGCCGGCCGCAACGGCCGCGACGCCAGTGCGGCGGGCAGCGCGCGGCGATGCATCGGCGCCCCCCGCAGGACCAGCGATCGGCCCAACCGCCGGCCGCGCGCCAGACAGTCGATCCAGGCCACGCTGTACGGCCAGCCATGCGACGCCTCGAAGACCGCCATCGCCGCGTCGAGATCCGCCGCCGCCACGGTCTCGGCCAGCACGAAGGACGTCTCGATCCGCTGCATCCGGAAGCTCGCGGACAGAATCACGCCGGTGAGCCCCATGCCGCCCAGCGTGGCCCGGAACAGGTCGGCGTCCTGCAGCCGGCTGCACACGCGGATCCCGCCGTCCGCCGTCGCCAGCGTCAGCGCCTCCACGTGGGCTCCGAATGTCCCGTCGCGATGGTGGTTCTTCCCGTGCACGTCGGCCGCGATCATGCCGCCGACGGTGACGAACTTCGTCCCCGGCACGACCGGCGGAAACCACCCCCGCGGCACGAACGTCCGCAGGATGTCGTCCAGACCGACGCCCGCCTCGCAGGTCAGCACGCCCGTGTCGGCATCGAACGCCTGCATCCGCCCCAGCCCCAGCGTCGAGAGCGTCAGGTCGCGGTTG
Above is a window of Acidobacteriota bacterium DNA encoding:
- a CDS encoding FAD-binding oxidoreductase, which encodes MKISGWGRYPVVDCGTAALRGPEDLGGVLARPGTLIARGQGRSYADAALNRDLTLSTLGLGRMQAFDADTGVLTCEAGVGLDDILRTFVPRGWFPPVVPGTKFVTVGGMIAADVHGKNHHRDGTFGAHVEALTLATADGGIRVCSRLQDADLFRATLGGMGLTGVILSASFRMQRIETSFVLAETVAAADLDAAMAVFEASHGWPYSVAWIDCLARGRRLGRSLVLRGAPMHRRALPAALASRPLRPAPEGRIRVPVDAPSLLLNRWSVGLFNSLYHRRGRARAGPRPVHFDPFFFPLDRIDGWNRLYGRSGFVQYQCVLPVGESAAGLAALLGCASAAGQGSFLAVLKRFGPAGEGLMSFPAEGYTLALDLPLRRGTLALVDTLDGITHAHGGRVYLAKDACCRPERMREGYPQHAAFEAVRNAWGAPRKFASELSRRLAL